The following are encoded together in the Bos javanicus breed banteng chromosome X, ARS-OSU_banteng_1.0, whole genome shotgun sequence genome:
- the LOC133242717 gene encoding Y-box-binding protein 3-like, with the protein MSEAGEPTLKDMATSFCPYVAWKPLASLGGGDQTLGLDTGHLSGDGIPKTTTRGAKGKAPKKVIAKRVLGTVVWFKDKKGYGFIRRHDTQEDVFVHHTAITGETPCKYRGSVDDGETVEFDVVQGERGTEAAKVTGPAGVPLKGSCYTAHCSSIRRGFSIHSHAPPPRGSKSTEGDADECEGRGKGFTAAQGLRRPLPGHSQDQRLRRFPPSRRAPSVTRHPSILATTSGPQSDWQPGSTPTTRQEGHPRRGRGPSYLLSRPRGRGITPGPRHSPGISEELEAEHSESRQEASGNPPQRPPPRYGSCRPNNPRRLPQQVPGAQGQNSDRGEGKIRKSATETPASVAVAKKNDAPEEENSSVMDAPSAARA; encoded by the coding sequence ATGAGTGAGGCGGGAGAGCCCACCCTCAAGGACATGGCCACTTCCTTCTGCCCTTACGTGGCGTGGAAACCCCTGGCATCCTTGGGAGGCGGAGACCAGACCCTAGGCCTAGACACAGGCCATCTCAGCGGGGATGGGATCCCCAAAACCACCACCAGGGGCGCCAAGGGAAAGGCGCCTAAGAAGGTCATTGCTAAGAGGGTCCTAGGCACTGTCGTGTGGTTTAAGGATAAGAAAGGGTACGGCTTCATCAGGAGGCACGATACCCAGGAAGATGTGTTTGTTCACCATACGGCCATCACTGGGGAAACCCCCTGCAAGTACCGAGGCAGCGTGGACGACGGCGAGACGGTGGAGTTCGACGTGGTGCAGGGTGAGCGGGGCACCGAGGCCGCTAAGGTGACCGGGCCAGCGGGCGTGCCACTTAAGGGAAGCTGCTACACTGCCCACTGCAGCAGCATCCGCCGGGGCTTCAGCATCCACAGCCACGCGCCTCCACCTCGAGGTTCCAAGAGCACGGAGGGCGACGCTGATGAATGCGAGGGCAGAGGCAAAGGCTTCACTGCGGCCCAGGGCCTCAGACGCCCTCTCCCTGGCCACTCCCAAGACCAACGACTGAGGCGTTTCCCGCCCTCCCGCAGGGCACCATCTGTGACCCGCCACCCATCGATCCTGGCTACCACCAGCGGCCCCCAGTCCGACTGGCAGCCTGGGTCCACCCCCACCACAAGGCAAGAGGGGCATCCTCGGCGGGGTCGGGGCCCCAGCTACCTGCTGAGTCGCCCTAGGGGCCGAGGCATCACTCCTGGTCCAAGACACTCACCAGGCATCTCGGAGGAGCTGGAGGCAGAGCACAGCGAGAGCCGGCAGGAAGCCAGCGGCAATCCGCCACAGAGGCCCCCTCCACGCTATGGATCTTGCCGTCCCAATAACCCGCGCCGCCTCCCGCAGCAAGTGCCTGGCGCCCAGGGACAGAATTCCGACCGAGGAGAGGGCAAGATCAGGAAGAGCGCCACTGAAACACCAGCTTCTGTCGCTGTGGCCAAGAAGAACGACGCCCCTGAGGAGGAGAACTCCTCGGTCATGGATGCACCCTCTGCCGCCCGGGCCTAG